Proteins found in one Eretmochelys imbricata isolate rEreImb1 chromosome 9, rEreImb1.hap1, whole genome shotgun sequence genomic segment:
- the MSN gene encoding moesin gives MPKTISVRVTTMDAELEFAIQPNTTGKQLFDQVVKTIGLREVWFFGLQYQDTKGFSTWLKLNKKVTAQDVRKESPLLFKFRAKFYPEDVSEELIQDITQRLFFLQVKEGILNDDIYCPPETAVLLASYAVQSKHGDFNKELHKPGYLAGDKLLPQRVLEQHKLNKDQWEERIQVWHEEHRGMLREDAILEYLKIAQDLEMYGVNYFSIKNKKGSELWLGVDALGLNIYEQNDRLTPKIGFPWSEIRNISFNDKKFVIKPIDKKAPDFVFYAPRLRINKRILALCMGNHELYMRRRKPDTIEVQQMKAQAREEKHQKQMERALLENEKKKRELAEKEKEKIEREKEELMERLRQIEEQTKKAQLELEEQTRRALELEQERKRAQEEAEKLAKERKEAEEAKEALLKASHDQKKTQEQLAAEMSELTSKISQLEIARQKKESEAMEWQQKAQTVQEDLEKTKEELKTAMSTPHVTEPMQSENEHDDEQDENAAEASAELKADATIKDRSEEDRTTEAEKNERVQKHLKALTSELANARDETKKTANDMIHAENMRQGRDKYKTLRQIRQGNTKQRIDEFESM, from the exons GTTGTGAAGACAATTGGGCTGAGAGAGGTCTGGTTTTTTGGACTTCAATATCAGGACACCAAGGGCTTCTCAACATGGCTGAAACTTAATAAAAAG GTGACCGCACAGGATGTACGCAAGGAAAGCCCTCTGCTCTTCAAGTTCCGTGCCAAGTTCTACCCAGAGGATGTGTCAGAGGAGCTGATTCAGGACATCACGCAGCGCCTCTTTTTCCTCCAGGTGAAGGAGGGCATCTTGAATGATGATATCTATTGCCCTCCAGAGACTGCTGTCCTGCTGGCTTCCTATGCCGTCCAATCTAAACATGGAGATTTCAACAAGGAGCTGCATAAGCCTGGCTATCTTGCTGGTGACAAACTGCTCCCTCAAAG AGTTCTGGAGCAGCACAAACTCAACAAAGACCAATGGGAGGAGAGGATCCAAGTGTGGCATGAGGAACATCGGGGAATGCTCAG GGAAGATGCCATCTTGGAGTACCTGAAAATTGCACAGGATCTAGAAATGTATGGCGTGAACTACTTCAGCATTAAGAATAAGAAGGGCTCTGAACTCTGGCTAGGTGTTGATGCTCTCGGACTCAACATTTATGAGCAGAACGACAG GTTAACACCAAAAATTGGATTCCCTTGGAGTGAGATCAGGAATATCTCATTCAATGACAAGAAGTTTGTTATCAAGCCCATTGACAAGAAAGCACCA GACTTTGTATTCTATGCTCCACGATTACGGATTAACAAGCGAATCCTGGCGCTGTGCATGGGGAACCATGAGCTCTATATGCGCAGACGTAAACCAGACACCATTGAGGTGCAGCAGATGAAGGCACAGGCTCGGGAAGAGAAGCATCAGAAACAGATGGAGAG AGCTCTGCTGGAGAATGAGAAGAAAAAGAGGGAACTggcagaaaaggagaaagaaaagattgAGCGTGAGAAGGAAGAGCTGATGGAACGACTCAGACAAATTGAGGAGCAAACCAAGAAAGCTCAACTAG AATTAGAAGAACAGACCCGCAGGGCATTGGAGCTAGAGCAGGAAAGGAAACGAGCTCAGGAAGAAGCAGAGAAGCTGGCTAAGGAACGCAAAGAGGCAGAGGAGGCAAAGGAAGCCCTGCTGAAAGCATCCCATGATCAGAAAAAGACCCAGGAGCAGCTG GCAGCTGAGATGTCAGAACTCACATCCAAAATCTCACAGCTGGAAATAGCCAGGCAGAAAAAGGAGAGTGAAGCCATGGAGTGGCAACAGAAG GCTCAGACTGTGCAGGAAGACCTAGAGAAGACCAAAGAGGAACTGAAGACGGCCATGAGCACCCCTCATGTCACCGAACCCATGCAGTCTGAGAACGAGCATGATGATGAACAGGATGAGAACGCTGCAGAGGCCAGTGCTGAACTGAAGGCAGATGCCACCATCAAGGACCGCAGTGAGGAGGATCGCACCACTGAGGCAGAGAAGAACGAACGGGTTCAGAAACACTTGAAG GCTCTTACCTCAGAGCTGGCAAATGCCCGGGATGAAACTAAGAAGACAGCTAATGACATGATCCACGCTGAGAACATGCGGCAGGGCCGTGACAAGTACAAGACCCTCCGCCAGATCCGGCAGGGCAATACTAAGCAGCGCATTGATGAGTTTGAGTCCATGTAA